A section of the Harmonia axyridis chromosome 2, icHarAxyr1.1, whole genome shotgun sequence genome encodes:
- the LOC123674059 gene encoding nucleoprotein TPR isoform X3 → MVGSEGVCVFSPLVTGEEWAVIPTEIAKKIEDFFSEKVQEFITSKALLETNRLNAEQSLSEVREQLEKVIEENESLKTRFDIATSTITTLEEQISTLNAEFSKSQSTCRRLEEEAAEFRHQRNLAVDERDEQLKMLQRRNAEIERMQAEIKTMMEQLETAVNTKCEALSKADAVESMKLTLEYKEKRIEQERSLLKSQVESLTEELHSKTEELLNMRRDNTSRCIQLETKLSEKTQELEVSVEQVRSLTELNNNLSERIEELVKQLSNQRDTEGKIGESYLQEVEAKTKLANAYQQMYEENKKYAEGLKEALDETQDLLTNATNKYGELETKHKENELAHEEIINKKNEYINILKAELQKANGLLDDSNQFKLQKDMEELSPTAATTSSILKSGMTFTELYSKYVTVSDKVLTLQEENARLNHYISSIVKEIEEKGPFIKKIKDDYAKLMDAHDELKLNNDSLLMEVQQLRESNAECRRLESSIGRENERLQKDVSDLSRQVCHLLQEVEQCRMGSSLTSPDMDFIDSFNSADIITKKLVTFNDIQELQQKNKKLLTLVRELSEKQEEAEAFDPAHFAHLKSRLDDMREQQQELLEEKDKQCKMLDTLKNQRDMYKNLYTQAVKANGEDIMLNLNDSMDTSKIHKDSSGDSHHSDDKAVKELEGQIENLKKQMEQLKTEKESYKEEKLANEKILEEHLTTLRKENKDLTTLNCKLVAQSEVNDEKFKVMKNNIEVLKKQISALEKQNRIFSETVLKHEQTVSYLRDDSLEAHSRLSKAEVMLGNLEKENSLLRDAESRARKEYESTKQQFNSQHLIQSNIELIKATLERTDSEGKLRLEARLDEAHRECSALRRRLQEEQDRFRQLADHLQTQTQNAVKRCEEEKTEADKLRKELGELREELASKNNQIEDLSKKVKTSIMAIPESHGEGKKIRNLEEQLENSKSEIETLKAKLKSAKDASDQYFNIAEDAEKQMKVALDKQEEFKTEIEKHKNTIKELEEKCSELQGELSIHMDDQDMANVGIKAKHNQLEEELNVKSLDLQTSREQLENCRIECKSLIENLKAVENKYAREVMLHSADLQSLTELKESLNKVQNEMNDVKMARDNALSELESRKESWLKQEEYLLKDKSDLENRLKDLDAQNNLLLSQLENLNSQLTILQTQVSSDNVTNQSMNDSTSSFNKSLAEDEIKSSEQLLKVIKYLRQEKDVAVSKSEILEAEHSRLKSQLELVTKQLEELKQVVENERQKSEISVVTAAKHAEVLRKVETLNAITDSNRALRIERDNLHTEVTNLRTRTEKLEAELAPLQERNIELSVKSESLQTENVSLRAEYNRWRQRANILIEKSNRTSPEDWKKLQNERDNLTKQLTIERSNIVKLNDDINTLRQDKAKLEEQLKNVRSQSYNQAEELNKIKEEVAALRTQISNTNTTLEQVQEQSKKQADDIKSMQEEGESKDATINELKNNLTQVRKIAKKYKIQCEDQTKEMETLKQQQAEQKESLQQETSQREEQIKNEHQVALEERLNQMEQVNKEVIEQLNQKVQEITEENENQKREIERVNKSSLEKEERFKQLFKNAKDRIVTLTEHNKELKEELKSQDRPGKSGDSSNGEMLAKIEALLKEKDEMIAEHLQEKEKMNAEIDVLTQKLTQLQRQLGLQQGSKPSTSSGTTEKSTTEPPTANIKPMAGHSTNTQTQSVPIQPWRNAGETPLASIRPMSAQLRTVAVLPTSQSPSAVMVPPQQQVHTTGSSNSIEALSSSPTSSHTDYVPATSSASSAMLGPRQVAVPPSQSSQDAEDEEGGAQVHTAPQQQAVALVLPRIEPPSGSSSSSSSSSTGPTQEQGTSSSSNTVTTSQVGHKRQRDADTESCQADDQGKTMQQCKRSRLQQTGTVSDSVLEVEYQVPTSSQRDHEDDNVIVLESDEDGGPDEGEGADDEPDDPDTEGYDIEAMEQDNYEEADCPEEEEEEAGNEVEVIDDSSEVPNQSESSAVEGGQSQEENAEQPQSEAISSGTDGTGRSVPSTPLQSSPQEAIPAVDEQPAGPSSQPDDLPTITISEAEDTEQVTDGGAGDMGPPAVAGTSSEGMPSEEQPEEMMEADDEISSEGEKPPTNEEGEEEGREAEASPSTNGRSRNTRGMAVARRQNRNMGNRGYQRSGPTPIVWGGPRQGSPNQSGRLQGHPPPNFNRMARRSGGRPQFRRF, encoded by the exons ATGGTGGGTTCAGAAGGAGTTTGTGTTTTTTCCCCGCTAGTAACTGGGGAAGAATGGGCTGTTATTCCTAcagaaattgcaaaaaaaattgaggactttttctctgagaaagttcAAGAATTCATAACCTCGAAAGCTTTATTGGAAACCAATCGTTTGAATGCTG AACAAAGCTTGTCAGAAGTTCGTGAACAATTAGAAAAAgtaattgaagaaaatgaaagtcTTAAAACTAGATTTGATATTGCTACTAGCACAATTACAACTTTGGAAGAacaaatttcaactttgaatgcTGAATTTTCCAAATCTCAATCAACATGCAGAAGGCTAGAAGAAGAAGCAGCCGAATTTCGTCATCAACGAAATTTGGCTGTGGATGAAAGGGATGAACAATTAAAAATGCTGCAACGTAGAAATGCAGAAATTGAAAGGATGCAAgctgaaattaaaacaatgatggaaCAGCTTGAGACTGCAGTTAACACTAAGTGTGAAGCACTATCCAAAGCTGATGCAGTTGAATCAATGAAATTGACCCTTGAATATAAAGAAAAACGTATTGAACAAGAAAGATCTTTGCTGAAAAGCCAGGTGGAGAGCTTGACGGAAGAATTACATTCGAAAACTGAGGAACTTTTGAATATGAGACGTGATAACACATCAAGATGCATTCAATTAGAAACTAAACTTTCTGAAAAAACACAGGAACTGGAGGTTTCTGTGGAACAAGTGAGATCCCTCACTGAATTAAACAATAACTTAAGTGAGAGAATAGAAGAACTGGTTAAACAACTATCTAATCAACGTGACACTGAAGGCAAAATTGGTGAATCCTACCTACAAGAAGTTGAAGCTAAAACGAAACTTGCTAATGCATATCAACAGATGTatgaagaaaataagaaatatgcTGAAGGGTTGAAAGAAGCGCTGGATGAG aCTCAAGATTtgttgactaatgcaactaatAAATACGGAGAATTAGAAACAAAACACAAAGAAAATGAATTGGCACATGAAGAAATCATTAACAAGAAGAATGAATATATTAACATCCTCAAAGCTGAATTACAGAAGGCCAATGGACTTTTGGATGATTCTAATCAATTCAAATTACAAAAAGACATGGAAG AATTATCTCCTACTGCTGCTACGACCTCTTCTATCCTGAAGTCAGGAATGACATTCACTGAATTATATTCTAAATACGTAACGGTATCAGACAAGGTACTCACTTTGCAAGAAGAAAATGCTCGTTTGAACCACTACATCAGCAGCATTGTTaaagaaatagaagaaaaaggTCCATTCATAAAGAAGATCAAGGATGACTACGCAAAACTCATGGATGCCCATGATGAGTTGAAACTAAACAATGACTCGCTGTTGATGGAGGTACAACAGCTGAGAGAAAGTAATGCTGAATGTAGAAGGTTAGAAAGTTCGATTGGTAGAGAGAACGAAAGATTACAAAAGGACGTCTCAGATCTTAGTCGACAGGTTTGTCATTTGCTCCAAGAGGTTGAACAGTGCCGGATGGGTTCATCATTAACTTCTCCTGACATGGACTTCATTGATAGTTTTAATTCCGCTGATATCATCACTAAGAAATTGGTGACGTTCAATGATATCCAAGAACTTCAACAGAAAAACAAGAAATTGCTGACTCTCGTTAGAGAGTTATCGGAAAAACAAGAGGAAGCAGAAGCTTTTGATCCGGCACATTTTGCCCATCTTAAATCTAGACTAGATGACATGAGAGAACAACAGCAAGAGCTGCTTGAAGAGAAAGATAAACAGTGTAAGATGTTGGACACTTTGAAGAATCAGAGAGACATGTACAAGAACTTGTACACCCAAGCAGTTAAAGCCAACGGAGAAGACATTATGCTTAACCTTAACGACAGTATGGACACCAGCAAAATACACAAAGATTCCTCGGGCGACAGTCACCATTCCGATGACAAAGCGGTGAAGGAACTGGAGGGACAAATTGAGAACCTTAAAAAGCAGATGGAACAGTTGAAGACCGAGAAGGAAAGTTACAAAGAGGAGAAGTTAGCTAATGAAAAGATTCTGGAGGAGCATTTAACCACTTTGAGGAAAGAGAACAAAGACCTAACAACCTTGAACTGTAAACTGGTTGCTCAATCTGAGGTTAATGATGAGAAGTTCAAGGTTATGAAGAACAATATAGAGGTGTTGAAGAAGCAGATTTCTGCTTTGGAGAAACAGAATAGGATCTTCAGTGAGACCGTCTTGAAACATGAACAAACCGTCAGTTATTTGAGAGACGATTCACTGGAAGCACATTCTAGATTATCAAAGGCTGAAGTTATGCTGG GAAATCTTGAAAAGGAGAACAGTCTCCTCAGAGATGCCGAATCCAGGGCTCGCAAGGAATATGAATCAACGAAACAACAGTTCAACTCACAGCATCTCATTCAGTCGAATATTGAACTGATAAAGGCTACCTTAGAAAGAACAGATTCGGAAGGTAAACTAAGATTAGAAGCCCGATTGGATGAGGCGCACAGAGAATGCTCTGCGCTTAGAAGACGCCTTCAAGAGGAACAAGACAGATTTAGACAGTTGGCTGATCACTTACAAACTCAGACTCAAAACGCAGTGAAGAGATGCGAAGAAGAGAAGACTGAAGCTGATAAACTTAGGAAAGAATTGGGTGAACTCAGGGAAGAACTGGCTAGTAAAAACAATCAAATTGAAGATCTCTCGAAGAAGGTCAAAACGTCAATCATGGCCATTCCGGAAAGCCATGGTGAAGGCAAGAAAATCAGAAATCTGGAAGAACAGTTGGAGAATAGCAAATCGGAAATCGAAACCCTGAAGGCCAAGTTGAAGAGTGCTAAAGATGCCTCTGATCAATACTTCAACATAGCAGAAGACGCAGAGAAACAGATGAAGGTGGCTTTGGATAAACAGGAAGAGTTCAAGACCGAAATCGAAAAGCACAAGAACACCATCAAAGAATTAGAGGAGAAGTGTTCGGAACTCCAAGGTGAGCTGTCAATCCACATGGATGATCAGGATATGGCAAATGTTGGAATCAAGGCTAAACATaatcagttagaagaagaattgAATGTGAAATCCTTGGATCTGCAGACCAGCAGGGAGCAACTGGAGAATTGCAGGATTGAATGTAAATCGTTGATTGAAAACTTGAAAGCCGTCGAGAACAAGTACGCCAGAGAGGTTATGCTCCATTCAGCGGATCTACAATCCCTGACAGAACTGAAGGAAAGCCTGAACAAGGTTCAAAACGAAATGAACGATGTTAAGATGGCTCGCGACAATGCTTTGAGCGAGTTGGAATCAAGGAAAGAAAGTTGGCTGAAGCAAGAAGAATATCTGCTCAAAGACAAGTCGGATCTTGAAAACAGGCTCAAGGATTTGGATGCCCAAAACAATCTCCTACTTTCACAATTGGAGAATCTCAATTCCCAGCTCACCATTCTCCAAACGCAGGTCAGTTCTGACAATGTTACTAATCAGTCGATGAATGACTCAACATCTTCGTTCAACAAATCTTTAGCAGAGGACGAAATCAAATCGTCTGAACAACTGCTGAAGGTTATCAAGTATTTGAGACAAGAGAAGGATGTTGCAGTTAGCAAGAGTGAAATTCTGGAGGCTGAACATTCCAGGCTGAAATCTCAGTTGGAGTTGGTAACTAAGCAGCTGGAAGAATTGAAACAG GTTGTGGAAAATGAAAGACAAAAGTCTGAAATATCTGTGGTCACTGCTGCGAAACACGCTGAAGTCCTCCGCAAAGTTGAGACTCTTAATGCCATAACAGATAGCAACAGAGCTCTCAGAATTGAAAGAGATAATTTACATACCGAAGTCACTAATCTACGAACAAGAACAGAAAAGCTGGAAGCTGAGTTGGCTCCATTGCAAGAGAGGAACATCGAGTTGTCCGTCAAGTCTGAGTCTTTGCAAACTGAAAACGTGTCTCTTAGAGCCGAATACAACAGGTGGAGGCAGAGGGCAAACATTTTGATAGAAAAATCTAACAGGACCAGTCCCGAAGACTGGAAGAAGCTTCAGAACGAAAGGGATAATCTCACTAAGCAGTTGACCATCGAAAGATCCAATATCGTCAAGTTGAACGACGATATCAACACTTTGAGGCAGGACAAGGCTAAATTAGAGGAGCAGCTCAAGAACGTTAGATCTCAGAGTTACAACCAAGCGGAGGAACTCAACAAGATTAAAGAGGAAGTTGCCGCTCTCCGAACCCAAATCAGCAACACCAATACTACGTTGGAGCAGGTCCAAGAGCAGAGCAAGAAACAGGCTGACGATATTAAATCGATGCAGGAAGAGGGTGAAAGCAAAGATGctacaatcaacgagttgaaGAACAACCTTACTCAAGTACGAAAGATAGCCAAGAAATATAAGATACAGTGCGAAGATCAGACTAAAGAAATGGAGACGTTGAAACAGCAGCAAGCTGAACAGAAGGAAAGCCTGCAGCAGGAAACTAGTCAGCGGGAGGAACAAATTAAGAATGAACACCAAGTCGCGTTGGAAGAACGTTTGAATCAAATGGAACAGGTGAATAAGGAGGTGATCGAACAGCTCAATCAGAAG GTACAAGAGATAACCGAGGAGAATGAGAACCAGAAGCGCGAGATCGAGAGAGTGAACAAGTCTAGTCTGGAGAAGGAGGAGCGTTTCAAGCAATTGTTTAAGAACGCCAAAGACAGGATTGTCACTCTTACCGAGCATAACAAAGAGCTAAAGGAGGAACTGAAGAGCCAAGATCGTCCCGGTAAATCCGGTGACAGCAGCAACGGAGAAATGTTGGCTAAGATAGAGGCCCTGCTGAAGGAGAAGGACGAGATGATCGCCGAACACCTGCAGGAGAAGGAAAAGATGAACGCGGAGATCGACGTGCTGACGCAGAAGCTCACCCAGCTACAGAGACAGCTGGGACTGCAGCAAGGCTCGAAGCCGAGCACAAGTTCGGGAACGACCGAGAAGTCGACGACGGAACCGCCCACCGCCAACATCAAACCAATGGCCGGTCATTCTACTAACACACAGACGCAGTCTGTGCCTATACAACCGTGGAGAAACGCAGGTGAGACTCCACTGGCCAGCATTAGGCCCATGTCCGCGCAGCTGCGGACGGTGGCGGTACTGCCGACCAGTCAGAGTCCGAGCGCTGTGATGGTCCCGCCCCAGCAACAG GTGCACACGACCGGATCCTCCAATAGCATAGAGGCGTTGTCGAGCAGCCCTACCAGTTCGCACACAGACTATGTCCCAGCCACCAGTTCGGCCAGCTCGGCTATGCTAGGTCCCAGACAGGTGGCAGTCCCGCCCTCGCAATCCTCACAGGACGCTGAGGACGAGGAGGGAGGGGCACAGGTGCACACCGCGCCACAACAGCAAGCTGTTGCACTGGTCTTGCCCAGGATTGAGCCGCCTTCCGGTAGCAGCAGTAGTAGCAGCAGTAGCAGCACAGGTCCGACCCAGGAACAGGGTACGAGCAGTAGCAGCAACACTGTTACCACGTCGCAGGTCGGTCACAAGAGGCAACGAGACGCTGACACAGAGTCGTGCCAGGCAGATGATCAGGGAAAGACCATGCAACAGTGCAAGAGGTCGAGGTTGCAG CAAACCGGTACAGTGAGTGACAGTGTCTTGGAAGTAGAATATCAAGTACCGACCAGTAGCCAAAGAGACCATGAGGACGACAATGTGATAGTGCTAGAGAGTGATGAAGACGGCGGTCCCGATGAAGGTGAGGGCGCTGATGATGAGCCTGATGACCCTGATACAGAAGGTTATGATATCGAAGCAATG gaACAGGATAATTATGAAGAGGCGGATTGTCCCGAGGAGGAGGAAGAGGAAGCTGGAAATGAGGTTGAGGTAATCGACGATTCCAGCGAGGTGCCAAACCAAAGCGAGAGCTCTGCGGTCGAGGGGGGTCAGTCACAGGAAGAGAACGCTGAGCAACCTCAATCGGAAGCAATCAGCAGTGGAACAGATG GCACTGGACGCAGCGTACCCAGCACACCGTTGCAGTCTTCGCCCCAGGAGGCTATTCCTGCTGTCGACGAACAGCCTGCTGGGCCGAGTAGCCAGCCAGACG atttgcCAACGATTACGATCAGTGAGGCTGAAGATACTGAACAGGTAACCGATGGAGG